One Notolabrus celidotus isolate fNotCel1 chromosome 18, fNotCel1.pri, whole genome shotgun sequence DNA window includes the following coding sequences:
- the rbp3 gene encoding retinol-binding protein 3, with protein sequence MGKAVFLVASLTILGNILFSHATFPPSIIVDMSKIVMDNYCSPEKLAGMKEAIAAAGSNTEVLNIPDGESLAGVLSAGFQLTISDPRLMVSYEPNYVPVVPPQMPPLPPEQLIAVLQTSIKLDILEGNIGYLRIDNILGEEVAEKVGPLLVELVWNKILSTSALIFDLRYTGSGDISGIPYIVSYFTEAEPQIHIESVYDRPSDTTTKLLSMTTLLGQRYGITKPLIILTSKNTKGTAENVAYCLQNLKRATIVGEKTAGGSVKIDKFKVSDTDFYVTIPTAKTINPITGSSWEVTGVTPEVEVNAEDALATAIKIVNLRAKVPAIVEGSAALIADNYAFEDVGAEVAEKLKGLLANGEYSMVVSKAALEAKLSADLKTLSGDKCLKTTSNTPALPPMDYTPEMYIELIKVSFQTDVFENNIGYLRFDMFGDFEEVKAIAQIIVEHVWNKVLNTDAMIIDLRNNVGGPTTAISGFCSYFFDADKQIVLDKLYDRSSGTTTELLSLPELTGVRYGSKKSLILLTSGATAGAAEEFVYIMKRLGRAMIIGETTAGASHPPQTFTVGETGVFLSIPTIHSETSTGPAWEGTGITPHIPVAADAALGTAKGIFNKHLAGQK encoded by the exons ATGGGGAAGGCTGTGTTTTTGGTGGCGTCTCTTACAATTTTGGGAAATATTTTGTTTAGCCATGCCACGTTCCCCCCTAGTATCATCGTCGATATGTCAAAAATCGTCATGGACAATTACTGCTCTCCAGAGAAGCTGGCAGGGATGAAGGAGGCAATTGCAGCAGCTGGCAGCAACACAGAGGTTCTCAACATCCCAGATGGGGAATCCTTGGCTGGTGTCCTCAGTGCTGGATTTCAGCTCACAATCAGTGACCCACGCTTGATGGTCTCCTATGAGCCAAACTATGTCCCTGTAGTGCCCCCTCAGATGCCTCCTCTGCCCCCAGAGCAGCTCATCGCTGTCCTTCAGACTTCGATCAAGCTCGACATCCTGGAAGGGAATATCGGCTACCTAAGGATCGATAACATCCTTGGCGAGGAGGTTGCTGAAAAGGTGGGCCCTTTGCTTGTTGAACTGGTATGGAACAAAATCTTGTCAACCTCAGCTCTCATCTTTGACTTGCGCTACACTGGCAGTGGGGACATCTCAGGAATCCCCTACATTGTGTCTTACTTCACCGAAGCTGAGCCTCAGATTCATATTGAGAGTGTGTACGACCGTCCCTCAGACACCACCACCAAGCTGCTTTCTATGACCACACTGCTAGGACAGAGATATGGCATCACCAAGCCTCTCATTATTCTCACAAGCAAAAACACCAAGGGCACTGCAGAGAATGTTGCCTACTGCCTCCAGAACCTAAAAAGGGCTACTATCGTGGGTGAGAAGACTGCCGGGGGCTCTGTGAAAATCGATAAATTCAAAGTGAGCGACACTGACTTTTATGTAACCATTCCAACTGCAAAGACCATCAACCCCATCACAGGCTCCTCCTGGGAGGTTACAGGTGTGACCCCTGAAGTGGAAGTGAACGCTGAAGACGCGCTTGCAACAGCCATCAAAATTGTCAACCTCCGTGCCAAAGTTCCGGCTATCGTTGAGGGATCGGCAGCCTTGATTGCTGACAACTACGCCTTTGAAGATGTTGGGGCTGAAGTGGCAGAAAAGTTGAAAGGGCTTCTGGCAAACGGCGAGTATAGCATGGTTGTCTCTAAGGCAGCTCTGGAGGCCAAGCTGTCTGCTGACCTGAAGACCCTGTCTGGGGACAAGTGTCTGAAGACAACTAGCAACACACCTGCCCTGCCCCCCATG GATTATACTCCAGAGATGTACATTGAGCTAATCAAAGTCTCCTTTCAAACTGATGTGTTTGAAAACAACATTGGATACTTGCGTTTCGACATGTTCGGAGACTTTGAGGAGGTCAAGGCCATTGCCCAGATTATCGTTGAGCATGTCTGGAACAAAGTCTTGAACACCGATGCTATGATCATTGACCTCAG GAACAATGTTGGAGGCCCAACTACAGCCATCTCAGGCTTCTGCTCTTACTTCTTTGATGCTGACAAGCAGATTGTTCTGGATAAGCTGTACGACAGATCATCTGGCACCACAACAGAGCTCTTGAGTCTGCCTGAGCTCActg GCGTAAGATATGGCTCAAAGAAAAGCCTGATCCTCCTGACCAGCGGAGCGACTGCTGGTGCAGCTGAGGAGTTTGTTTACATCATGAAGAGGCTTGGCCGCGCTATGATCATCGGAGAGACCACCGCCGGAGCCTCCCACCCACCCCAGACCTTTACTGTTGGCGAGACTGGTGTCTTCCTCAGCATCCCCACTATTCACTCTGAAACTTCCACTGGGCCAGCCTGGGAGGGCACTGGAATCACACCTCACATACCTGTGGCAGCTGATGCCGCTCTCGGCACTGCCAAGGGCATCTTTAATAAGCACCTTGCAGGCCAGAAGTAA
- the LOC117830486 gene encoding retinol-binding protein 3-like has translation MAKHAPPLLLMLLLHIVSSTFQPALVLEMAKILMDNYCFPENLIGMQEAIQQAISSGEILQISDKKTLAAVLTTGVQGALNDPRLTVSYEPNFVPAVPPRLPSLPKEQLTRLVRNSVKLDILENDVGYLRIDRIIGKETMTKLGSRLRDNIWDRAAETSSLILYLRYSTAGELSGVPILISYFSDPKNLIHIETVYDRPSNTTRELWTMPSIRGRRFGRKKDVIILSSRRTMGAAEAVAYILKHLKRAIIVGEISAGGSVRIQKIRIAQTEFYITVPVARSISPITGQSWEVHGVSPTVDVNAKEAVAQAKSLLGIRRAIPKVMQSISDIIGRFYAFTDRVPSLQQHLQSTDLFSVVSKEDLVYRLNEELQPVSEDPRLIIKYNQDDTAIVEEGPELYDVPDHMELLNELVDTLFKVEILPNNTGYLRFDKFVKSSTLAQLEGLMAKKVWEPLRDTDSLIIDLRFNTGGSFTSLSLILSYLQDTSQKHHFFTIYDRIQNVSTEYFTLPQITGPTYGSTRGVYVLTSYHTAGAGEEFAYLIQSLHRGTVIGEITSGNLMHSKTFPIEGTDVIITVPFINFLDNDGECWLGGGVVPDAIVLAEEAVEHVHEIIDFHQGLRSLIEGTAELFENYYAVHEVALKVGKKLLSQSEEGMYRSVVDFESLASQLTADLQETTGDHRLHVFHCSVEPETFHDVPKIPTAEEAGYMIDALFRIELLPGHVGYLRFDLMADIEVVKAIGPQLTKLVWSKIVHTNALIIDMRYNTGGYSTAIPLLCTYFFDANPLQHLYTVFDRSTNTMTEVMTLPQVTGQRYPPSKDVYILTSHMTGSAAEVFTQAMKDLKRATIIGESTIGGSLSSGTYQIEDSVLYASIPNQVVLSAITGKMWSISGVEPHITVQASDALSAAQRIIAARLLRRDQGK, from the coding sequence ATGGCAAAGCATGCACCACCGCTGCTATTGATGCTTCTCCTACATATtgtgagttcaacatttcagcCTGCTTTGGTGTTAGAGATGGCCAAGATTCTGATGGATAACTATTGCTTCCCTGAGAATCTGATTGGGATGCAAGAAGCCATCCAACAGGCCATCAGCAGTGGAGAAATCTTGCAGATTTCGGACAAGAAGACTCTGGCAGCTGTGCTCACTACTGGAGTACAAGGGGCACTGAACGATCCAAGGTTGACTGTATCATACGAGCCAAATTTTGTGCCAGCAGTGCCACCAAGGCTGCCATCTCTCCCCAAAGAGCAGCTGACCAGGCTGGTGAGAAACTCTGTCAAGCTGGATATCCTTGAGAACGATGTTGGGTATTTGCGGATTGATCGGATCATTGGTAAAGAGACAATGACAAAGCTTGGCTCTAGGTTGAGAGACAATATCTGGGACAGAGCTGCCGAAACTTCCTCACTGATCCTTTACCTGAGGTATAGCACAGCGGGAGAACTGTCTGGTGTTCCCATTCTAATATCCTATTTCTCAGACCCTAAGAACCTCATTCATATTGAAACTGTGTATGACAGGCCCTCGAATACAACCAGGGAACTATGGACCATGCCATCAATAAGAGGGAGAAGGTTTGGGAGGAAGAAAGATGTGATTATTTTGAGCAGTAGGCGTACAATGGGCGCTGCTGAGGCAGTGGCATATATATTAAAGCACCTTAAGAGGGCGATTATTGTTGGTGAAATATCTGCTGGTGGGTCAGTAAGAATCCAAAAGATAAGGATCGCTCAAACAGAGTTCTACATAACGGTTCCTGTGGCAAGATCAATAAGTCCTATCACAGGCCAGAGCTGGGAAGTTCATGGAGTTTCCCCCACTGTCGACGTCAACGCCAAGGAAGCTGTCGCACAGGCCAAGTCCCTTCTCGGAATAAGGAGAGCAATTCCAAAAGTTATGCAGAGTATCTCTGACATAATTGGGAGGTTCTATGCTTTCACAGACAGGGTTCCAAGTCTTCAGCAACATCTTCAATCTACAGACTTGTTCTCTGTGGTATCTAAAGAGGACCTAGTTTACAGACTCAATGAGGAACTCCAACCAGTGTCTGAAGATCCAAGACTTATCATCAAATACAATCAAGATGATACTGCCATAGTAGAGGAGGGCCCTGAGCTTTATGATGTACCTGATCACATGGAGTTATTGAATGAACTGGTGGACACATTGTTCAAAGTGGAAATCCTCCCAAATAATACTGGCTACCTCCGCTTTGATAAGTTTGTCAAATCGTCGACTTTGGCTCAACTTGAAGGGCTGATGGCCAAAAAGGTATGGGAGCCCCTCAGAGACACTGACAGTCTGATTATTGATCTACGCTTTAACACTGGTGGATCATTTACCTCTCTATCACTCATATTGTCCTACTTGCAGGACACTTCCCAAAAGCATCACTTTTTCACAATTTATGACAGAATTCAGAATGTATCAACAGAATATTTTACCTTGCCTCAAATAACAGGCCCAACTTACGGCTCCACACGTGGGGTTTACGTTTTGACCAGCTACCACACAGCAGGTGCTGGAGAAGAGTTTGCTTACCTGATACAGTCTTTACATCGTGGCACAGTCATTGGGGAAATTACGTCCGGTAACCTAATGCACTCAAAAACTTTCCCAATAGAGGGGACAGACGTTATCATCACCGTCCCTTTCATTAACTTTTTAGACAATGACGGGGAATGCTGGCTTGGAGGTGGTGTTGTCCCAGATGCCATTGTGCTGGCTGAGGAAGCTGTGGAACATGTTCATGAGATTATAGATTTTCACCAAGGACTGCGATCCCTCATAGAGGGCACTGCAGAACTGTTTGAAAATTATTATGCTGTCCATGAGGTTGCACTTAAGGTTGGCAAGAAACTGTTGAGCCAATCGGAAGAGGGAATGTACCGGTCTGTGGTTGACTTTGAATCTTTGGCATCTCAGTTAACGGCAGACCTCCAAGAGACCACAGGTGATCACCGCCTCCATGTCTTCCACTGCAGTGTTGAGCCTGAGACATTTCATGACGTCCCAAAAATACCTACTGCTGAAGAAGCGGGTTACATGATTGATGCTTTGTTTAGAATTGAGCTCCTACCGGGTCATGTTGGCTATTTAAGGTTTGACTTGATGGCAGATATAGAGGTGGTGAAAGCCATTGGGCCTCAGCTGACCAAATTAGTGTGGAGCAAGATAGTACACACGAATGCTCTCATAATTGACATGAGGTACAACACTGGTGGATATTCAACAGCAATTCCCCTCTTGTGTACTTATTTCTTCGATGCTAATCCCTTGCAGCATCTCTATACAGTCTTTGACCGCTCCACAAACACCATGACAGAGGTAATGACATTACCTCAAGTGACAGGCCAAAGGTATCCACCCTCCAAGGACGTCTACATTCTCACCAGTCACATGACAGGGTCAGCAGCCGAAGTGTTCACACAAGCTATGAAAGATCTTAAAAGGGCCACAATAATCGGTGAGTCAACAATTGGAGGGTCTCTTTCAAGTGGAACTTATCAGATCGAGGACAGCGTTCTGTACGCTTCCATCCCTAATCAAGTTGTGTTAAGCGCAATCACCGGAAAAATGTGGAGCATTTCAGGGGTCGAGCCTCACATCACTGTCCAAGCCAGTGACGCTCTTTCTGCAGCACAAAGAATCATAGCAGCCAGGCTGCTGAGGAGAGATCAGGGAAAGTAA